The region GACacactgagtttaaggccaactaCAAaagatgtctcaaaaaaaaattttttttttgtaaattttgttaTAGCCTCAAAGTAGCCAATGGTTGCATAAAAACAACAGGCCAGCCCCAGAGAATGTTCACATCAATGTCTTCACCATGTCTTCAAATTCTGACGTGCTCTCGTgggtgagaaaagaaaaaccagcgGCTGAGGAGTGGGGAAGCctaacctttgtttgtttgttttttatgagacagggtttctctatgtggccttggctgtcctagactcactttgtagaccaggctggccttgaactcacagtgatctacttgcctctgtctcccaagtgctgggcttaaaggcgtgcaccaccacccccccaaaaaaaggcgTGTCGTGTGCCACTAGGCCCAGCTGGGAagcctaatttttaaaagctggatgccagccgggtgtggtggtgcacgcctttaatcccagcgctcaggaggcagaggcaggtggatcgctgtgtgttcaaggccagcctggtctaaaaagtgagtccaggatggccaagtctatatacagaaaccctgtcttgaaaagcaacaacaacaacgctGGATGCTGAAACATAACAAACTGTTACCAGTTACTCATAAAAACCCGCCCTGAGTTAGCAGTATGGTGCTTTGGAGGAATCAAGAAAAGTGATTCTGTGCTGTATGAGGCAGCTTCCAGAGGCAGTAAGAAAGTCAGAAGCCAAGTTTTACAGCAGGTGCAGGTGCCTGCGTTCCGGATTATATCCTATTCCAACCCAATCCAGCtaacagctttttctttcttcttcgtcttccacttttttggggttttgttgtttagtttgttttttccaaggcagggtttctctgtgtaaccctggctgtcctagaactcactctgaaaatcaggctggcctcgaacttaagagatccacctgcctgtgcttccagagcactgggatgaaaggcgtgcgccaccactgcccggattTTGGTAGAGGCTTTCacacagcccaagctggcctttaacttaCTGCGCAGTTActgatgaccttgagcttctgatgcTTCAGGTCCCACCGCCAAGGTGCTGAGATTTTAAGTATGCAACGCCACACCTGGTTTATGGTGCTGAGACAGAACCTACAGCCCCCTCCATGCTAGGCAAACCTTCTACTAACTGCAGCTGCATCCTCAGCCATGCCTCTGAACAAGGGGATGTCCCTCAGAAGTGCAAGGAAATTCGAACTCTACACTGCCAACCTCAAGCAGCACCAGACAGGCCCAGGGCCTCTGCGTACAGCACTGTACCAGCTGGAAGGTGCCAGGCCCAAAGGGCACAGGACAAAGGGCACAGAAGCAGGGGATAGGGGTAGGGGCTCACCCTGGATGGTCCTCTTGAAGAAGGCTTTGCAGGCCTCACAGGATGCCACACCGTAGTGGTAGCCGGAGGCCACATCCCCACAGACCAGGCAGAGGCGTTTGGGCAGAGAGCTGAGCACTAGCTTCCCACTGCCCTGCTCACCagaccctgccccctccccatcctcttcctccttgtgcCCTGGGAGGCATCGGGCTGGAGCTGGCCCCGGGGCCAGGGTCCCGGGGGGTTCGGTCTCAGTCTCTGAGGAACCCTTTGGACTGTCAGGGCTGGCTGGCTCTGCCTTGATGTAGAGAGGCTCGATGCCCACCACCTGGCCGGACATGGTGCTGGTCACCTGCAGGAAAAGACCATCAGGGTCACAGGAAGGCACCCTGCCACATGGGTTGGGCAACACTGGGCCGAGGCCAGGCTTCCAGGCTTagccagggagagggaggaggcagagtcCAAGGAGGGCTGCCCATGTAGAGGGCCCCCAGCTGTCGCCATGGGAACAGAGTCTCCAGAGCCTCTGGGGCCAGTAACTGACAGCAGGTCCTCCTCTTGGGAACCTGGGAGAGGACTGGCAAGTCTAGCTCCCTcccaagccaggaagcagggtaACCTCAACCTGCAGGCGACTCTTAACCTCCAAACATAAGCGTGATATCTCTCCCCAGTTTTCTCCAGGTGTTAGGAGGGCTCCGTCTAGGTACTCTCAAGTATTCAAGAGCACTCTGAGGAACAGGGCTGGGATAGGGGGTGAGGGTGGTTGTGATGTGAGTTTCCACATGTCCACACATGCTCACTCTCTCCTCGGGCCCTTCACACTCCACTCACACATGGCCTTTAACCAGTCCCAACAAAAGATCACACTCATAAGCAAACTCACACTCAAGTCTTATAATCACTCTCCAGACTCTTGTGTGAGAACCTCTCACCTCTGACACGCCACCCCCTTCCTGCCTTAGCAATCCCAGTCCAGCCACGCTGTGTAGGGCGCGGCTCCACCTCCTTGCACCCCAGGCCTGCACGGTTCATTCTTAAACTCCAGCTGCCGCAGAGTCCACCACCTCCCGTGACCTCCCGGGGCGCCCCCACCCGCCCCCAACCTGTGCACACCTCTGGGAAGTTGCCTGAAGTTACTTGTCTCCCCTCCTCGACTGCCCGCGGGGGACTTCTATCAGGTTATCAGGAAGTAAGAAGAGGCGACAAGGAAGAAGTTCTCCCCCGCGCTACGGTGACCTATGACCCAGAGAGGAGGGTGGCCCAAAGCCCCTGCAAGCTCCCCCACGTGTCCTCTAGGGCCCCTTTCAACCTCAGCCCACCCCGAAGACTACCGCAATGCTCTAGGATCGACCTGAACCTTGCCCGGGGGCTCGCTCCGAGGCCCGAGACTAACCCGAAGCCAGGACCAGAAGCCAGTCCTGACCCGGCCGCCAGACCGGGCGCGACCCCGCCCGCAGCCCGCCCCCCGCCCGCAGCCCGGCCCCCGCCCGCGCTCGCACATGGCCCCCGCCGCGCCCGCCCACCCCCGCGGCCGCCCTCCCCTCCGCCCCCGGACCTGGGGCTCCGGCAGGGCTGGCGGGCAGGCATGGGGGCCGAGCGGCCCGGAGCGCCGGGGTGAGCGGGGGCCGCCTCCTCCGGTCGCGCCGCCCCGCCGCGCTGCGTTTTCCCCCCCTTCACTCCGCGGCGCCGCTGGCTGCTTGTAGGACACAAAAGGACATCGCGGCCGCTTCCTACTCCGCTTCCTCCAGCTGACAGCGGAGGCGGAGTCGGCCGTGCGCATGCAAAATAAGGGGCGGGGCCAGGCGCCTTATGCTAATATTCCAGGGAGGCGGGCGGCGCCTGCGTACCCGAAGGCCAGTGGGCGGGCCTTGGcgacacacacgcgtgcgcggcCGCCCCGGGGGCGGGGCCTAAGCCAAGGCAAGGCTGGACAACTCGAAGTCGGAGCGGGGAGCCGGAGCGCTCTTGCGTCAAAGAGGTGGGCGGTGCTACGCCTTAGAGGAGTGGGCGTAGACTTTCAGTGAACTCGGCCGGCGATGAACGTGAATGTAAATGAGAGGGCGGGTTTGTGGTACTGCATATGCATAAGGGGTGGGGCCTAACGGGGGCGGTGCCCCCCTCCACTGTTGTTGGGACACTTGACAGACTTGGTAGATAAGCACACCTGCGAACCTTCAGGTAGAAGCTAATCTAAAACATACAAGTATCCCTGGTTTGCGAATTCCTGGAAGTCCGTACCGGTGAGACGCGAGCGGAGAAAACTCAAGGTCACTGCGGTGACCGAATGAAGGTCACGGGGAAAGGCGGAGCCACGTGCGTCCGCCTCACGCAAGCAGCCACGCACTGACTCCGGAACCGTGCATAGACTCTTTAATTTATCTAGGGCTCAAATTCCATGCAGATAGGGTCGAGCTTGGGTCCGGGGGACAGGACAGGACATTTGAGCTGGGGGTTCACTCAGGCAGACAGTACAGCCTCCTCTCCCGTCGTTTCTTGAGCTCATTGATGTGGCTCTGAAGCTCTTTAGTGATGAAGTGGCTCCTGCCGATCTTGGTTTTGTATGCTAGGAAGAAGGCAGAGCTGAGCGCAGGGCAGTGAACAACCAAAGGCAAAGGCTTTTCCCATTAGGAAGTTACTGTGATTTGAGGAACTACAGGTGATATGGGGTGGCAGTTAATGCTGGGTTTAAATCTGTGTTACTTTGGGAAACTTTGGATCTCCTAGATGCCAtgtgaagaagggaagggaagatgcTGCAAGCCTGAACCAAGGCATTGAAGCTTCACAGCTGTTCAGCCTCCTCCTGGGCCACCCACCCCAACTGGCCCTTGCTTCCCTCTATGTGTCCATATATTTATTATCTGGCTACCCAGATAGTCCAGTATGCAATAAATGTACCCAAGTGATCCACATGTGTCACAGCTCCCCCCACCTGAGAGTGAAGCAGAGCTAAACAAAGGTCATTGTCATTCCACTGGACAACTGGAGAAAGCAGGCCTGCTAGAAAGGGGCTCCTTTTAAGTTCTCTGAGTCCCTCCATTGAGTCTGTCTGTGCCTAGTCtcttgacttttaatttttaaggagcCCTTGGAGTACTTGTGAGTGCTAAGGGAATCTGACAAGACATCACATCCTGACAGCACACTCCCACAGCCCCAAGTCCTGCCAAAGCCACCAGGATCTTTTGTGGAAGGTAAAGTGCTCACTAATGAGGGCTTTGCTGAGAATTTCCAGAACTTCATTCTCCATGAGTTCCATCAGTGGTATCGGCAgctggaagagcaacaagaggCTCACACAGACCTAAGGACCCCAGTTCTGTGGGGAGCTGAACCGCTCCCCACGTGACCTCCCAGCCTGCCTGCTCCACTTCCCTGAAACCCGCTCCGCCCTGCCACTACTACAAGCCTCAACCTGCCCACCTCCTACCCACTACCCGCGCCCAGCAGTATCCCCAGCCCCCTCCAACCCTGTTCTGTTGCTCTGTCCAGTAGGCTTGATGCGGCATTTCCTTCATCAGACTGACTGATGACTCTGAAGAAGACTTAGctggagaaatgaaaagagaaatcaGTCATCTtcgccaggtgtgatggcgcacgcctttaatcccagcactcaggaagcagaggcagatggatctctgtgagttcgaggccagcctggtctacaaagagagtccaggacagccaaggctacacagagaaaccctgtcccaaaaacaaagacagacaacGAAATCAGTCGTCTTCAGGCTCCTAGGTCTGCCTGGAGCACAGTTGCATGAAGTTGGCACATGGTGGTAGTGGGGTTCAGAAATTAGTTCCACACACTACCTTCATTGAAGACTATATGGGACACTGGTTTCAACCCTAGGTGTTAGAATCTTACCCAACTAGGATCCAGAACCAGCTGTCCTACTGTGTGAGTCTTGGAGACACCTTTTAATCTGTCACTTGTAAATGGAGTACACAGGGATTCCCTTTTGTGGGAATTGTGTGTCCTGTGTAGGTgcgttgttgagaattgaacccaggaccttgtatGAGCTATGAAAGAACTCAGCCAGTAAGCTACATTCCCCAGCCCAGAACGGCCTATTATGGCAGTTGTGGTGTATAAAGATCACAGTACAAGAAGTCCTATGCCTGACATATAACAAGCTCAGTATATGTCAATTGTTATATTGGTCCTAAGCTTGTTTATCTAGATAGGTCCTCACTGGGGGACCTAGCTGTCCTAGAGCTACACTGggttggcttagaactcacagataactactggcctctgcctcctgaatgctgggaacaAAGGCGTACACTTCCATACCTGGGTTGTTAAGGTGGAAATGGAAGGCAGGGTGCAGAGGATGGACACACACAAGTCTCACACAATGCTTGTCATGCTGTGATAaatactttttccccctttttaaaattttaaccaaGTCAGAATAGTAGTGAATGTGTGTGATCACAACACTCTGGAAGATAAAGGGAATCCAAGGTCATCTTGCGCTACAGATGttccaaaaagaaacacaaaataaaagtaaagtaactattgacaaaaaaaatcccagccaGGGAATGAACTCTGTCTTTTTCAGCTGGCACAGTGATGAGGTTAAATACACAAGTGAGAGAGGGCTCGGAACGCAGCTCAGCGGTGGAGAACTTTCCTACCATGTGTGATGCCCTCTGTTCGAGCGCCCAACACCACATTAAACAAATGAGAAAACCACTAGATCTTTACTGCCCTGTCTGCTGCGCTTCCTTCAAGTGTTTTCCTGCCTCATCTTTGTAGGACGCCTACCCGGTAGGGGGCGCCCAAAGAATGGCTGAGTCTAAGCATGAAGGATTCCCACCTGTGCCCCTCCCAGGAAATCCTAAGGGCTTGGCCCCATTTCTCAGGAAGGGAAATTAGTTGAGACTCTCCGGCTAGCCCCACCCCTGTGGCACACCCATCGCCTCCGCGAGGCTACACTGACCTTCCAGCTGATCTTCATCGGTGAGATCGCGCTCCAAGGATCTGCCACGGCGCAGCTCTAACTCTAAACGCGCTTGCTTCTGGATCTCCTCTGCGTTGAGGTTGAGGTTTTCCATCATAGAAATGGTCTGGCTGAACCTGCGCGGCTTGCCTGCCGCTCTGGGCGTCTCGTAGTCGTCGAAGTCTTCGCAGACGTCGGACACCGACACATTCGCCACGGATATATTGGCGGTGCTCCATAGGTCACGAACATCTCCAAACAGGCCCGACTTGATCGAGCTGCGGTGATGGTGTGGGTGCTTGGGCACAGGCTGCGGGTCACACACaaggaaagaag is a window of Acomys russatus chromosome 5, mAcoRus1.1, whole genome shotgun sequence DNA encoding:
- the Catsperz gene encoding cation channel sperm-associated auxiliary subunit zeta, producing the protein MRVYLLPSLGTHTGHIVVALLELSLLPRDHYRHPGGDSAPPPAWSVTPPFSKSPVKTGPLVRNDGGSRFQSKNSESLKPRRTLGLYSNLPLSLGAWLESPFLPILPVLSSTPSSLASFLVCDPQPVPKHPHHHRSSIKSGLFGDVRDLWSTANISVANVSVSDVCEDFDDYETPRAAGKPRRFSQTISMMENLNLNAEEIQKQARLELELRRGRSLERDLTDEDQLEGQCSLAESSSESSVSLMKEMPHQAYWTEQQNRLPIPLMELMENEVLEILSKALITYKTKIGRSHFITKELQSHINELKKRRERRLYCLPE